The following coding sequences are from one Thermostaphylospora chromogena window:
- a CDS encoding SAM-dependent methyltransferase produces the protein MGDISDIPPDIDASVPHSARIWNYWLGGKDNYASDRAIGDQIMRFFPEIVENARGNRHFLCRAIRYLTQDAGIRQFLDIGTGLPTVDNTHEVAQRIAPECRVVYVDNDPLVLVHAQALLTSTPEGACAYLDADVRDPDSVLRRAAETLDFSRPVGLIMLGVMQFVEDTDEAYAIVRRLVDALAPGSHLALSHPTNAVRGPRMDEAVRQWNEGGGSPRLTLRSPEQVERFFEGLELLEPGVGPTTLWRPELTGLEEVRPIDDFGGVAIKR, from the coding sequence ATGGGCGACATCTCCGATATCCCCCCTGATATCGACGCGAGCGTCCCTCACTCGGCGCGCATCTGGAACTACTGGCTGGGCGGCAAGGACAACTACGCCAGCGACCGCGCCATAGGCGACCAGATCATGCGCTTCTTCCCGGAGATCGTGGAGAACGCCCGCGGAAACCGGCACTTCCTGTGCCGCGCCATCCGCTACCTGACGCAGGACGCCGGTATCCGGCAGTTCCTCGACATCGGCACGGGCCTGCCGACCGTGGACAACACCCACGAGGTCGCCCAGCGCATCGCCCCGGAGTGCCGCGTGGTCTACGTGGACAACGACCCCCTGGTGCTGGTGCACGCCCAGGCCCTGCTCACCAGCACTCCGGAGGGCGCCTGCGCCTACCTCGACGCCGACGTGCGCGACCCGGATTCGGTCCTGCGCCGGGCGGCCGAGACGCTCGACTTCTCCCGGCCGGTCGGCTTGATCATGCTGGGCGTCATGCAGTTCGTCGAGGACACCGATGAGGCGTACGCGATCGTGCGCCGTCTGGTCGACGCACTGGCGCCCGGCAGCCACCTCGCCCTGTCCCACCCGACGAACGCGGTGCGCGGCCCGCGCATGGACGAGGCCGTGCGCCAGTGGAACGAGGGCGGCGGCTCCCCCCGGCTCACCCTCCGCTCCCCCGAGCAGGTGGAGCGCTTCTTCGAAGGGCTGGAGCTGCTGGAGCCGGGCGTGGGGCCCACCACCCTGTGGCGCCCGGAGCTGACGGGCCTGGAGGAGGTCCGGCCGATCGACGACTTCGGCGGCGTGGCGATCAAGCGGTGA
- a CDS encoding cold-shock protein has translation MASGTVKWFSAEKGYGFIEQDGGGADVFAHYSNIVSQSGYRELHEGQKVSFDVTQGRKGLQAENIASA, from the coding sequence ATGGCCAGCGGAACCGTGAAGTGGTTCAGCGCGGAGAAGGGCTACGGCTTCATCGAGCAGGACGGCGGCGGCGCCGACGTCTTCGCCCACTACTCCAACATCGTCTCGCAGAGCGGCTATCGCGAGCTGCACGAGGGACAGAAGGTGTCCTTCGACGTCACTCAGGGGCGGAAGGGCCTGCAGGCCGAGAACATCGCCTCCGCCTGA
- a CDS encoding amidase family protein, translating into MDDDQPDHAGPPLRLDGRALAERFAAGELDAAAVTERAFALAEAPASAGTFTVLTRERAVREARRADRRYRTGRPASPLDGVPFAVKDVFDVAGTVTTAGSRTRSEVPPAAHDSAVVRALAAAGMVCVGKTNMSEFAFSGLGVNPHFGTPVPPGVRGEPVIPGGSSSGSAVAVALGVVPVAIGTDTSGSVRVPAAFCGVIGYKAGERRYSTRGMLPLAPTLDTVGVFATSMRDIIAVDSLLRLRPDADCAPPSAPPRLVVPVGELLDDCTPEVRDRFAVCLDRLAEHGVEVEERRISALVEAQSLMDRHATIVEAEAYRRYGRLLGRSGPAAVDPGVLRRLAGFAAAQRDPAPVYRAMGALRDRLRRELGGALLACPAVRHTAPPLAPLLADDRLYDHVNRRTLRTTMVLSYLGMPGVTLPIGPARPKNVGLLLSAAPGGDATLLASAAAVETMLGGARGRVVGDAPPPGRPRGAADR; encoded by the coding sequence ATGGACGACGATCAGCCGGACCACGCCGGCCCGCCTCTCCGCCTCGACGGCAGGGCGCTGGCCGAACGGTTCGCCGCGGGCGAGCTCGACGCCGCAGCCGTCACCGAGCGGGCTTTCGCGCTCGCGGAGGCGCCCGCGAGCGCGGGGACCTTCACCGTGTTGACGAGGGAACGGGCCGTTCGCGAGGCCCGCCGCGCCGACCGCCGGTATCGGACGGGCCGTCCGGCGAGCCCGCTGGACGGCGTGCCGTTCGCGGTCAAGGACGTCTTCGACGTCGCCGGCACGGTCACCACCGCGGGCTCGCGCACCAGGTCCGAGGTCCCGCCCGCCGCGCACGACTCCGCGGTGGTGCGGGCGCTGGCCGCGGCGGGGATGGTCTGCGTCGGCAAGACGAACATGAGCGAGTTCGCCTTCTCCGGGCTCGGCGTCAACCCCCACTTCGGCACCCCGGTGCCGCCCGGCGTCCGCGGGGAGCCGGTGATCCCGGGCGGCTCCTCCTCCGGGTCGGCGGTGGCCGTCGCGCTCGGGGTGGTGCCCGTCGCCATAGGCACGGACACCTCGGGCTCCGTCCGCGTGCCGGCCGCGTTCTGCGGCGTGATCGGGTATAAGGCCGGCGAGCGCCGCTACAGCACCCGCGGCATGCTGCCCCTCGCCCCCACGCTCGACACCGTCGGCGTGTTCGCGACGTCCATGCGCGACATCATCGCGGTGGACTCCCTGCTGAGGCTCCGGCCGGACGCGGACTGCGCGCCGCCGTCCGCGCCGCCGCGGCTGGTCGTCCCCGTGGGCGAGCTGCTCGACGACTGCACGCCGGAGGTCCGGGACCGCTTCGCCGTCTGCCTGGACCGGCTGGCCGAGCACGGCGTCGAGGTCGAGGAGCGGCGGATATCCGCTCTGGTGGAGGCGCAGAGCCTCATGGACCGGCACGCGACGATCGTCGAGGCCGAAGCGTACCGCCGGTACGGGCGTCTGCTGGGCCGGTCCGGTCCGGCCGCCGTCGACCCGGGCGTCCTGCGGCGGCTGGCGGGCTTCGCCGCCGCGCAGCGCGACCCGGCCCCCGTCTACCGCGCCATGGGGGCGCTGCGCGACCGGCTGCGCCGGGAACTCGGCGGCGCGCTGCTCGCCTGTCCCGCGGTCCGGCACACCGCTCCCCCGCTGGCTCCGCTGCTGGCCGACGACCGGCTCTACGACCACGTCAACCGGCGGACGCTGCGTACCACGATGGTGCTCAGCTACCTCGGCATGCCCGGGGTGACGCTGCCGATCGGTCCTGCGCGGCCGAAGAACGTCGGCCTGCTGCTGTCGGCCGCGCCCGGCGGGGACGCGACGCTCCTGGCCTCGGCGGCCGCGGTGGAGACCATGCTGGGCGGGGCACGGGGCCGGGTCGTCGGCGACGCCCCTCCGCCGGGGCGTCCCCGCGGCGCGGCGGACCGGTGA
- a CDS encoding polysaccharide deacetylase family protein yields MSENWHRDAAAVVTLTFDVDAETPILAQGRAYARHATTMSHQAYGPEVGLPRILDMLDEFGVPATFFVPGWVAEHRPGLAESIVERGHEVAHHSYSHRPPTSMTPEEERADFERALAVFAAQGIEIVGHRAALWEAGWQTAALVAEHGLRYDSSLMGDDRPYLVDTDAGRIVELPVHWSLDDWEQYAFLPAPQVGSVIESPWKALELWRAELDGMRRYRCLFNLCLHPFLSGRPGRAVALRRLIEYALECGDVRFARCRDVAAAAQADPDLPVRRPAPPPVDPDVYPS; encoded by the coding sequence ATGAGCGAGAACTGGCACCGGGACGCCGCGGCCGTCGTGACCCTTACCTTCGACGTGGACGCGGAGACGCCGATCCTCGCCCAGGGGCGGGCGTACGCGCGCCACGCGACCACCATGTCGCACCAGGCGTACGGGCCGGAGGTCGGCCTGCCCCGGATCCTGGACATGCTCGACGAGTTCGGCGTGCCCGCCACGTTCTTCGTGCCTGGATGGGTGGCCGAGCACCGGCCCGGCCTGGCGGAGTCGATCGTCGAACGCGGGCACGAGGTGGCCCACCACTCCTACAGCCACCGTCCGCCCACGTCGATGACGCCCGAGGAGGAGCGGGCGGACTTCGAGCGGGCCCTCGCCGTGTTCGCCGCCCAGGGCATCGAGATCGTCGGGCACCGCGCCGCGCTGTGGGAGGCCGGCTGGCAGACCGCCGCGCTCGTCGCCGAGCACGGCCTGCGCTACGACTCCTCGCTGATGGGCGACGACCGGCCGTATCTGGTGGACACGGACGCGGGCCGGATCGTGGAGCTTCCGGTCCACTGGTCTCTCGACGACTGGGAGCAGTACGCGTTCCTGCCCGCGCCGCAGGTGGGGTCGGTCATCGAATCGCCGTGGAAGGCGTTGGAGCTGTGGCGCGCGGAACTCGACGGCATGCGCCGCTACCGGTGCCTGTTCAACCTCTGCCTCCACCCGTTCCTGTCCGGCAGGCCGGGCCGCGCCGTGGCGCTGCGCCGTCTCATCGAGTACGCCCTGGAGTGCGGTGACGTGCGCTTCGCCCGGTGCCGGGATGTGGCGGCGGCCGCGCAGGCGGATCCGGACCTGCCGGTCCGCCGGCCCGCGCCGCCGCCGGTCGACCCGGACGTCTACCCCTCCTGA
- a CDS encoding PucR family transcriptional regulator, translating to MFTLASLVRNASLELRVLVPGPPGALEEPVSWVHNTELPDPSPYVGERELVLTNGLWADRVTADEFVANVKRARAAGVVFGLREETPRTPEELITACREARLPLLEISAAVPFTAVSRTVSAMYADERQRDLLGMVHRGDALATAISHGAGVSGVLRVLTEDHDLPLVVVDRRSRVLAAVGAELGEEQVRAVVAGLTRRPPALEVDLGEERAALFPVGAVGDVEAALICLRPLAELSLAEREALEQAARFLSLEVAKQQAVQAIEMRFAGELLEMVLSGRTVEAAGRLRAFGVDPAHPLAVCAVAFAGRDATVLPGTAEAVGGFLADEAIPAAVVGGSQDIVAVLAWRRPEEELPFLAERLVETVNRRFPGRRAVCGLGGVAPYSAELRRPLLRARETCRVLRRSRSGPAVRAFLELGTHRLLLGLVDPEVVTGFADDLLAPIREHDARRGTDLELTLRTFLEHDGHWARTAAALHVHVNTLRNRLARITELTGRDVGRTEDRVDLFLAFAAQDADWSLGRPPSRRPGGGPGQEG from the coding sequence ATGTTTACGTTGGCGTCCCTCGTCCGGAACGCCTCGCTCGAGCTGCGGGTGCTGGTGCCCGGTCCGCCCGGCGCGTTGGAGGAGCCGGTGTCCTGGGTGCACAACACCGAGCTGCCCGACCCCTCCCCCTACGTCGGGGAACGCGAGCTGGTGCTGACCAACGGCCTGTGGGCCGACCGGGTGACGGCGGACGAGTTCGTGGCGAACGTGAAACGCGCCCGGGCCGCGGGCGTCGTCTTCGGCCTGCGCGAGGAGACCCCGCGCACGCCGGAGGAGCTGATCACCGCCTGCCGGGAGGCGCGGCTTCCCCTGCTGGAGATATCCGCGGCGGTGCCGTTCACCGCCGTCTCGCGGACGGTCTCGGCGATGTACGCCGACGAGCGGCAGCGCGATCTCCTCGGCATGGTGCACCGGGGGGACGCGCTGGCCACGGCCATCTCGCACGGGGCGGGCGTGTCCGGCGTGCTCCGGGTGCTCACCGAGGACCACGATCTGCCTCTCGTGGTCGTCGACCGCAGAAGCCGGGTGCTCGCGGCGGTCGGGGCGGAGCTGGGGGAGGAGCAGGTCCGCGCCGTGGTGGCGGGATTGACCCGTCGCCCCCCGGCGCTGGAGGTCGACCTGGGGGAGGAACGCGCGGCGCTGTTCCCGGTGGGGGCGGTCGGCGACGTCGAAGCCGCCCTCATCTGCCTGCGCCCCCTGGCCGAGCTGAGCCTCGCCGAGCGGGAAGCCCTGGAGCAGGCCGCTCGCTTCCTCAGCCTGGAGGTGGCCAAACAGCAGGCGGTGCAGGCCATCGAGATGCGCTTCGCCGGCGAGCTGCTGGAGATGGTGCTGTCGGGACGGACCGTGGAGGCGGCGGGGCGGCTGCGGGCGTTCGGGGTGGACCCCGCCCACCCGCTGGCCGTGTGCGCGGTCGCGTTCGCCGGACGGGACGCCACCGTGCTCCCCGGTACGGCGGAGGCCGTCGGCGGGTTCCTCGCCGACGAGGCGATCCCCGCGGCCGTCGTCGGCGGAAGCCAGGACATCGTGGCCGTGCTCGCCTGGCGCCGGCCGGAGGAGGAGCTGCCCTTCCTGGCCGAGCGGCTGGTCGAGACCGTGAACCGGCGCTTCCCCGGCCGCCGCGCCGTGTGCGGCCTGGGGGGCGTCGCGCCGTACTCGGCCGAGCTGCGCCGCCCGCTGCTGCGGGCGCGGGAGACGTGCCGGGTGCTGCGCCGGTCCCGCAGCGGGCCGGCCGTGCGCGCCTTCCTCGAACTCGGCACCCACCGGCTGCTCCTCGGACTGGTGGACCCCGAGGTGGTCACCGGTTTCGCCGACGACCTGCTCGCGCCGATCCGCGAGCACGACGCCCGCCGCGGCACCGACCTGGAGCTGACCCTGCGCACCTTCCTCGAGCACGACGGGCACTGGGCGCGAACCGCGGCCGCGCTGCACGTCCACGTCAACACCCTGCGCAACCGTCTGGCCCGGATCACCGAGCTGACCGGGCGGGACGTCGGGCGCACCGAGGACCGGGTGGACCTGTTCCTGGCCTTCGCGGCCCAGGACGCCGACTGGAGCCTGGGCCGGCCCCCGAGCAGGCGGCCAGGAGGGGGACCCGGTCAGGAGGGGTAG